The proteins below are encoded in one region of Telopea speciosissima isolate NSW1024214 ecotype Mountain lineage chromosome 10, Tspe_v1, whole genome shotgun sequence:
- the LOC122641334 gene encoding pentatricopeptide repeat-containing protein At4g28010-like, with product MIITLIVVRFLLHLPFNGRHGRGIFCSFTSGIAPNDVSNSNDPRNELDACIRFLRENPHCQGPEAFSLFKRAIDSGFNPSASSCNSLIDALMKYREYDLAISAYKWMTHMENFPNYRSLNGLMDCFIYAQKPKFTFGVIGLVLKLGYTINIFRLNLMLKELCRAGEVLWAMELFHEIGRIVISPGVVSYNTIINGLCKANKLEEALELRVEMEAKNCCPDVATYSILMNGLCKEGRVAVGLLNEMHKKGLDADVVVYSTLINGLCRKGNVSKGKELFQDMLDKGISPNVVTYTCLVHGLSKMGHWEEATAMFSFMIESGTGPNVVTYTGMIVGLCKDGKATEAMKLMALMMEKGEEPNIVTYNGLINGLCKEGMVSNALNFLDTMIQRGAVLDVVTYNTLIGGLCNTGKVDEAVELLNKMVEGVYNVEPDTMNFNTLIQGLCNEGRFDEAREIHQKMVKEKNLSNLVTYTMLIGGSLKAQKADKAMELWQEMLGMGFVPDAFTYSIMIDGFCKMGMIGSVNGLLSEMKARGHCPTLFDYNTLMASLCKEGNLENAMSLFQEMRDSKCEPDMISFNIIIDGTLRAGDFQAAKELLEEMLQRGLAPDIITFSTLINWFSKAGLMDEAKSLFKTMTARGLSPDAIVYDSLLYGFSVKGEKDEVISLLHQMEATDVALDMGLISTILKCLCMGEENPKIMELFPTFSLGASKEVSISCHELLMRLHKLQPRLQVQHA from the coding sequence ATGATTATAACACTAATAGTTGttcgttttcttcttcatcttccctttAATGGCCGCCATGGCCGTGGCATCTTCTGTTCATTCACTTCTGGTATCGCACCGAACGATGTTTCCAATTCCAATGATCCAAGAAATGAGCTGGATGCTTGTATCAGATTCCTACGTGAGAATCCCCATTGCCAGGGTCCAGAAGCGTTTTCACTTTTCAAGCGTGCCATTGATTCTGGATTCAATCCCTCTGCTTCGTCCTGTAATTCTCTTATCGATGCACTCATGAAGTATAGAGAGTATGATCTGGCTATTTCCGCATATAAATGGATGACCCATATGGAAAATTTTCCAAATTACCGGTCATTAAATGGGTTAATGGACTGCTTCATCTATGCCCAGAAGCCCAAATTCACCTTTGGAGTCATAGGGTTAGTCTTAAAGTTGGGTTACACCATAAACATTTTCCGCTTGAACCTTATGCTGAAGGAATTGTGCCGGGCCGGCGAGGTCCTCTGGGCGATGGAGCTGTTTCATGAAATTGGGAGAATTGTGATATCTCCGGGTGTGGTTTCTTATAATACTATCATCAATGGGCTTTGCAAGGCAAACAAATTGGAAGAAGCTCTGGAGTTGCGGGTTGAAATGGAGGCAAAGAACTGTTGCCCTGATGTGGCTACATACAGCATTCTCATGAATGGTCTCTGTAAGGAGGGTAGAGTGGCAGTGGGTTTGTTAAACGAGATGCATAAGAAGGGTCTCGATGCAGATGTTGTTGTGTACAGTACACTTATAAATGGCCTTTGTCGGAAGGGAAATGTCAGTAAGGGTAAGGAGCTGTTTCAGGACATGTTGGATAAAGGAATTTCTCCAAATGTAGTTACTTATACTTGCTTGGTGCATGGGCTTAGCAAGATGGGGCACTGGGAAGAGGCCACAGCAATGTTTAGTTTCATGATTGAATCTGGGACAGGTCCAAATGTTGTTACATATACTGGTATGATTGTTGGCCTATGCAAAGATGGGAAAGCTACTGAAGCTATGAAATTGATGGCTTTGATGATGGAAAAGGGTGAAGAACCCAACATTGTAACGTATAATGGCTTAATCAATGGACTATGCAAAGAGGGCATGGTGTCTAATGCGTTGAATTTTTTGGATACGATGATACAAAGGGGGGCAGTACTCGACGTAGTGACTTATAATACATTGATTGGGGGGCTTTGTAATACTGGGAAGGTTGATGAGGCGGTAGAGCTACTCAATAAGATGGTCGAAGGTGTGTACAATGTTGAGCCGGACACTATGAATTTTAACACTCTGATCCAGGGACTTTGCAATGAAGGTCGTTTTGATGAGGCCCGGGAGATTCATCAGAAGATGGTTAAGGAGAAGAACCTCAGTAATTTGGTCACTTACACCATGCTAATAGGTGGGTCTTTAAAGGCACAAAAGGCCGACAAGGCTATGGAGCTTTGGCAAGAGATGCTTGGCATGGGATTTGTTCCAGACGCCTTCACCTATAGTATCATGATAGATGGATTCTGCAAGATGGGAATGATTGGGTCTGTAAATGGACTTCTTTCTGAAATGAAAGCTCGGGGGCATTGTCCAACTCTGTTTGATTACAACACATTGATGGCATCTTTGTGCAAGGAGGGTAATCTAGAGAATGCAATGAGTTTGTTTCAAGAAATGAGGGATTCAAAATGTGAACCCGATATGATCtcatttaatattattattgatGGAACACTTAGAGCTGGGGATTTTCAAGCAGCGAAGGAATTACTTGAGGAAATGCTTCAAAGGGGTTTGGCTCCGGATATAATAACTTTCTCCACATTAATTAATTGGTTTTCGAAGGCGGGGCTGATGGATGAGGCTAAAAGTCTATTCAAGACCATGACTGCCCGTGGCCTGTCGCCTGATGCCATTGTATATGACTCATTATTATATGGTTTTAGCGTGAAGGGTGAAAAAGATGAAGTCATCAGTTTACTTCATCAAATGGAAGCCACAGATGTCGCTCTTGACATGGGACTAATTTCTACTATTTTGAAATGCCTTTGTATGGgtgaagaaaatcccaagatCATGGAATTATTTCCTACTTTTTCACTTGGTGCATCAAAAGAAGTAAGTATCTCATGCCATGAGTTGTTGATGAGACTCCATAAATTGCAACCAAGGCTTCAAGTACAGCATGCTTGA